In Micromonospora sp. LH3U1, one genomic interval encodes:
- a CDS encoding MarP family serine protease codes for MSVVDLVLLLLMLVFAISGYRQGFVIGITSLSGFFLGLLLGLQLGPLFARQFVDAGTRVLISLVAIFGLAVVGQALAGWLGSHLRKTITSDVGKRIDDVGGAFVSLFAVLLLAWLVAVPLGSSSVPWLAASVRNSALITVVNRVLPEQAHQLSTALEDTVDTDGFPDVFGDLAPTRARQVDPPDPALAGSPVVVSGQRSVVKVLGSAPSCSRRIEGSGFVYADDRVMTNAHVVAGTRSVAVELGGERYDGKVVVYDPDRDLAVLLVPGLPGPSLRFAAGNAGSGSDAIVLGFPLDGPYNAQSARIRDVDRIKGPDIYSSGDVTREVYTIRALVRSGNSGGPLLSANGLVLGVIFAAAADDPNTGFAVTAAEARPVALAGAERNRQVATGECT; via the coding sequence GTGTCCGTCGTGGATCTCGTCCTGCTGCTGCTCATGCTCGTGTTCGCGATCAGCGGATACCGTCAAGGCTTCGTCATCGGCATCACGTCGCTGTCCGGCTTCTTCCTGGGTCTGCTGCTGGGCCTCCAGCTCGGGCCGCTGTTCGCCCGGCAGTTCGTGGACGCCGGCACCCGCGTGCTGATCTCGCTCGTGGCGATCTTCGGGCTGGCGGTGGTGGGGCAGGCGCTCGCTGGCTGGCTCGGCTCGCACCTGCGCAAGACGATCACCAGCGACGTGGGCAAACGGATCGACGACGTCGGCGGGGCATTCGTCTCGCTGTTCGCGGTGCTCCTGCTCGCCTGGCTGGTCGCCGTGCCGCTCGGCTCGTCCTCGGTGCCCTGGCTCGCCGCCTCGGTGCGCAACAGCGCGTTGATCACGGTGGTCAACCGGGTCCTGCCGGAGCAGGCCCACCAGTTGTCCACCGCGCTGGAGGACACCGTCGACACCGACGGGTTCCCGGACGTCTTCGGTGACCTCGCGCCCACGCGGGCCCGGCAGGTCGACCCGCCCGACCCGGCGCTGGCCGGTTCGCCGGTGGTGGTCAGCGGTCAACGGTCGGTCGTCAAGGTGCTCGGCTCCGCGCCCAGCTGCTCACGCCGCATCGAGGGATCCGGCTTCGTGTACGCCGACGACCGGGTGATGACCAACGCACACGTCGTCGCCGGCACCCGCTCGGTGGCTGTGGAGCTGGGCGGCGAGCGGTACGACGGCAAGGTGGTGGTCTACGACCCGGACCGGGACCTGGCCGTGCTGCTCGTGCCCGGGCTGCCCGGTCCGTCCCTGCGGTTCGCCGCCGGCAACGCGGGCAGTGGCTCCGACGCCATCGTGCTCGGCTTTCCGCTCGACGGCCCCTACAACGCGCAGTCGGCGCGGATCCGCGACGTCGACCGGATCAAAGGGCCGGACATCTACTCCTCCGGCGACGTCACCCGGGAGGTCTACACGATCCGTGCGCTGGTCCGCAGCGGCAACTCCGGCGGTCCGCTGCTCTCCGCCAACGGCCTGGTGCTCGGGGTGATCTTCGCGGCGGCGGCCGATGACCCGAACACCGGCTTCGCGGTGACCGCGGCCGAGGCCCGCCCGGTGGCGTTGGCCGGCGCCGAACGCAACCGGCAGGTCGCCACCGGCGAGTGCACCTGA